A part of Desulfobacter sp. genomic DNA contains:
- a CDS encoding SMP-30/gluconolactonase/LRE family protein — translation MKKIILVTLGILAILLTIFLLRPSPVAPVAYTPPKGPELTGVLAPNALLQDAELLAQGKINGPEEVAVDRLGRVYGGTGDGEIIRLLPDGTREIFAVTSGRPLGMQFDRHGNLIVCDADKGLLSIDPEGKIKVLVTGAGGRPFKFTDALDIARDGTIYFTDASDTFPQREYLFDLMEARPHGRFMAYDPASGNTRVLLKDLYFANGVALSQNENFVLINETYRYRITRYWLKGDKAGTHEVFVDNLPGFPDNISSNGKGRFWLALFTVRNPLADKLHAFPFLKAQMVKLPRALWPQPKPYGLVLALDEGGNITQSLHDPTGTHLKEITSAKEYRGHLYLGSLHNDRIGKYKLPGE, via the coding sequence ATGAAAAAAATCATCCTTGTGACCCTCGGCATTCTTGCAATTCTCCTCACCATCTTCCTGCTCCGTCCCTCACCGGTTGCGCCGGTGGCATACACGCCTCCCAAGGGCCCTGAATTGACCGGGGTGCTGGCCCCCAACGCCCTGCTGCAGGATGCCGAACTGCTGGCCCAAGGAAAGATAAACGGCCCGGAAGAGGTGGCGGTGGACCGCCTGGGCCGGGTGTACGGGGGAACCGGAGACGGGGAAATCATCCGCCTTCTTCCCGACGGCACCCGGGAAATCTTTGCCGTCACCAGCGGCCGCCCCCTGGGCATGCAATTCGACCGCCACGGCAACCTCATTGTCTGCGATGCCGATAAGGGGCTGCTCTCCATTGACCCTGAAGGAAAGATCAAGGTGCTTGTCACAGGGGCCGGCGGCCGGCCGTTCAAATTCACCGATGCCCTGGATATTGCCAGGGACGGCACCATCTATTTTACCGACGCCAGCGATACCTTCCCCCAGAGAGAATACCTGTTTGACCTCATGGAAGCCAGGCCCCACGGCAGGTTCATGGCCTATGACCCGGCCAGCGGCAACACCAGGGTATTGTTAAAGGATCTCTATTTTGCCAACGGCGTGGCCCTGTCACAGAATGAAAATTTTGTTCTGATCAATGAAACTTACCGCTACCGGATCACCCGGTACTGGCTAAAGGGAGACAAGGCCGGCACCCATGAGGTATTTGTGGATAACCTTCCCGGATTTCCCGACAACATCTCAAGCAACGGGAAAGGCAGATTCTGGCTGGCGCTTTTTACGGTGCGCAACCCCTTGGCCGATAAACTCCACGCGTTTCCCTTCCTCAAGGCACAAATGGTCAAACTGCCCAGAGCCCTGTGGCCCCAGCCCAAACCCTACGGCCTGGTCCTGGCACTGGACGAAGGCGGAAATATCACCCAAAGCCTGCACGATCCCACCGGGACCCATTTAAAGGAAATAACCTCGGCCAAGGAATACAGGGGCCATCTGTATCTGGGCAGCCTGCATAATGACAGGATCGGAAAATACAAACTGCCCGGTGAATAA
- a CDS encoding MBL fold metallo-hydrolase — protein sequence MKITCLLENTTARPGLTPGHGLSLFIETRDRCLLFDTGPDNSFLANAGILGVDPARAEAVFISHGHYDHGGGIPSFQEINTTAPIFMTQRAMGDFYALSPGAPPRYIGLDRDAIDRSRCTFITADMTLSDSMMLFTGFSARGFIPGGNAALWAGTRDRAMVPDDFSHEMALLIQEGGTSLLLTGCAHSGIGNMLSTVLERSGLRQIGHVIGGFHLYNPSARVTEPGHRLDALAKELSAHPHTKFYTGHCTGPDAPARLKKIMGEALTTFSTGWQIEI from the coding sequence ATGAAAATCACCTGCCTGCTGGAAAACACCACGGCCCGTCCCGGCCTCACCCCGGGCCACGGGCTGAGCCTGTTCATTGAAACCCGGGACCGGTGCCTGCTGTTTGACACAGGCCCGGACAATAGCTTCCTGGCCAATGCAGGCATTCTGGGTGTTGACCCGGCCCGGGCAGAGGCGGTTTTCATCTCCCACGGCCACTACGACCACGGCGGGGGCATTCCCTCCTTCCAGGAGATCAACACCACCGCGCCCATTTTCATGACCCAAAGGGCCATGGGGGATTTCTACGCCCTATCTCCGGGGGCACCGCCCAGGTATATCGGCCTTGACCGGGATGCCATCGACAGGTCACGGTGCACCTTCATCACGGCGGACATGACGCTTTCCGATTCAATGATGCTGTTCACCGGCTTTTCAGCCAGGGGATTCATCCCCGGCGGCAATGCCGCGCTATGGGCCGGCACCCGGGACAGGGCCATGGTACCGGACGATTTTTCCCATGAGATGGCCCTGCTCATACAAGAAGGCGGCACCAGCCTGCTGCTCACCGGCTGCGCCCATTCGGGCATCGGCAATATGCTCTCCACGGTCCTGGAACGTTCCGGTCTTCGGCAGATCGGCCATGTAATCGGCGGTTTTCACCTGTACAACCCCTCCGCCCGGGTGACAGAACCCGGCCACAGGCTCGACGCCCTTGCAAAAGAATTATCCGCCCATCCCCATACAAAATTTTATACCGGCCACTGCACAGGGCCGGATGCGCCTGCCCGCCTAAAAAAAATAATGGGAGAGGCCTTAACCACCTTTTCCACGGGATGGCAGATTGAAATTTAA